In the Desulfosporosinus acidiphilus SJ4 genome, CAAAGGCTTGTGGTATATAAATGATTCCGGCAACAATGAGTGCAATTAAAATAACTTTATGCGCACCTATTTTATCAGAAAGTCTGCCCAGTCTCGGTGCTGAAATGATGTTTGCCAGCCCTGAAGCTGAGAACGCTAATCCGGCCAACAGTGCAACATGAGTAGCAGCAGTACCTTTGGTTAATTGAGTGACGTAAACAGTTACAATGGGTTCTATAGAATATAACCCTAGAGCTAAAATAAAAAAGGTTACAAGCAGAATAATCGTCAAACTCTTTTCAGGAATATCCTCCCATATCTTCTTGATACTATTGGCCTTTTTATCCTGACGGACAAAAGATTCTTTAACAAATAAAGCGGTCATAATAAATGCAATCAGCAACAAGGCCCCTGTTATAAAAAATACTGGTTGAAACCCAAGGTTTTCTTCGATAAAACCGCCAATAACAGGACCTAGCAAAGAACCAGCAATACTTCCTGTTGAAAGTGTGCCTAAAGCATATCCTGCGTGTTCTTTGTCCGTTTGAGTTGCAATCAAAGCAGTACAAGCAGTGCTAAAACCTGTGATAACACCCTCCAATAATCTTAACCCGATCAGTACATATACATTCGGCGCAAATCCCATACAACCAATAACTAATGCCATACCAAGGCTTGCCCGCAAAATCATTGGCTTTCGCCCAACTTTGTCGGCAAAATGACCCCAAATTGGTGAGAAAACGGCTGAAATTAAATAGGTAACACCAAAAGTAACGCCTGAAAGTTGGGCAATGGAAGATGTACTATTAACACCCAAATGCTGAATATAAAGCGGTAATACAGGGGCAATCTGACTCATCCCGATAGCTGCTACAAAAATTCCAAACCAGCAAACGAATAAATTTCTTTTCCAAATTGGCATGAATATAACTCTCCTTGTTCAAAGCTGTCTGATCTCAATCATATTGAAGGATAACAATCTCTTTATCTTCTTTGTATTCTTTTATATTGGCCTTATCAATGTCCAGTTCCTTACACTTTTTAGCCTTTAACCCAGAAGCAGCAATGAATTTATCGACCTTTTCAAATATAAAGCCAAGCAGCCCAAACGCTTTTGTCCTGTAATGCATCGGGATCACAATTGCTGGATTCAGTTGCTTCATGACTTGAACAGCACCCAATGCATCAATGGTGGCGCGTCCACCAACGGGAAGCAGGAGTATGTCTACAGTTCCTATTTCGTTAATCTGAGTATCTGTTAGCACATGTCCCAGATCGCCGCAGTGGCAGACATTGATTCCATCAATACTAAAGATATATACCGTGTTTTTCCCCCTCTTGGTCCCCAAAGCTTTATCATGAAATGTTGCTACCCCTTTTATAGCAATATCATTCACCGCAAAAGTACCCAGTTCGTTAACATGGGTGAAGCTGTCTTTGACTGCATTAATATTATTATGATCGCTGTGATTGTGACTGGTAGATACAATATTCGCTTCAATTTCAGGTAACTTATAACCCAACATATTTTTGAACGGGTCAGTGAGTATTTTTGTGCCATTTCCCGAAGTTATCAGAAAACATGATTGGCCTAACCATTTGATTTTCAATTTTCGACACCCCTTTTTATAGTTCTCAATATATTTACCGTATGCAACGGCATTTAACGTTTAGTATACGGCAAACTGGTTTGGTGGAGTGATTAGCCAATCTTCAGCCTTGCAGCAGTCAAAATAGCCATCCACTCATCTACTGTCAAAACATCCGCTTGACGGGGGAAGACCTTCTCCATTAACACCCAGTGAACTTCCGGATCTGCGTCCAGACAGGCGTCGGAAAGTACGATTAGGCCATAATCTTTATCCGCCGCTTCGCGCAAAGTTCACAGAATGACACCGCTTGTTGAAATTCCACTTAGGACTAAGGTATCAATTTGTCGAGACCGGAGAATGATTTTGCAAGATGTTTTACAACTCCTTTTCTTTATGTTAATATAAGTGGGGAGTTCTCCATATAATATAATGGAGATCTCTCCGCTTGTCAATAAGTTTTATGGATGTGATGATATAATGAATAATTCAAAAGCACCCCAAATTCGCACAGAGCGCCGTGATGCTGCTGAGAATCGTCAGCGCATTCTGAATGCAGCCATTAAGCTCTTTGAGCAAAATGGTGTTGAAAAAGTAAGTATGAATCAAATTGCCATCGAAGCGCAGGTCGGGTCTGGAACTCTTTATCGGCGTTACAGAAACAAAGGTGAATTATGTCTTGATTTAATTAAAGAAAACGTTGATCAACTTTTTGATGATATAGAAAACTACCTGGAACATAACTACTCTAATCCTCCAAGTCGACGCTTAAAAGGAATTCTTAGTTTATTTATCCGTTTTCGAGAAAGAAAGGCACAATTGCTTACAGGAGTAGAGGATTTATCGTCAACTAATTCACTCAGGTCAGGAATGCAGAGTCCACTATTCAACGAATTGCACCAACTTTTAGTGGAACTATTTGACGAGATGAATACAACTGAACAGACCAATTTCAACAGTGTTTTTAGGGCGGATATGTTGTTGATGGCTTTAAAAAGAGATTCCTATTCATTTCAAAGAGATGTACGTGGATATGCGCCAGAGATAATTTTGGAGCAACTTTGCGCATTATTTTTCGGGATTAAATAATAACTCATTATGGTTCAGCTTAACAAAAATTATTTTGCCAACTCATCTTCTGATATTAGCCTTCTTATTTTTACTTACTATTCCTATTTCTTTCATGCCCATAATCAGAGGATATCCTCTAATTTGGCTATAATTATATCTCTTCCTAATTTACTCACTTGATCCTCTACCTTACACCTTTTAACGAAAGGTAGGTTTCACCCTTCAGGGGGGTGCATCTTTTAACGATTCGGATGCAAAAAACAAAGAAAGCACCGCCTTAAACGATGTTTTCTCTGCCCTAAATAGCCGAAAGGCCCAGCATTGCTGGACTTTCTATGTTCATTAATTGTATCAATTATTGAGTACTTATTTG is a window encoding:
- a CDS encoding MBL fold metallo-hydrolase, producing MKIKWLGQSCFLITSGNGTKILTDPFKNMLGYKLPEIEANIVSTSHNHSDHNNINAVKDSFTHVNELGTFAVNDIAIKGVATFHDKALGTKRGKNTVYIFSIDGINVCHCGDLGHVLTDTQINEIGTVDILLLPVGGRATIDALGAVQVMKQLNPAIVIPMHYRTKAFGLLGFIFEKVDKFIAASGLKAKKCKELDIDKANIKEYKEDKEIVILQYD
- a CDS encoding multidrug efflux MFS transporter, which produces MPIWKRNLFVCWFGIFVAAIGMSQIAPVLPLYIQHLGVNSTSSIAQLSGVTFGVTYLISAVFSPIWGHFADKVGRKPMILRASLGMALVIGCMGFAPNVYVLIGLRLLEGVITGFSTACTALIATQTDKEHAGYALGTLSTGSIAGSLLGPVIGGFIEENLGFQPVFFITGALLLIAFIMTALFVKESFVRQDKKANSIKKIWEDIPEKSLTIILLVTFFILALGLYSIEPIVTVYVTQLTKGTAATHVALLAGLAFSASGLANIISAPRLGRLSDKIGAHKVILIALIVAGIIYIPQAFVKNPWQLIGLRFLLGLAIAGLNPSVNTLVKKITPDSLVGRVFGFTMSAGYLGIFGGSVLGGQVAAHLGIQYVFFVTSALLMINAIWVYFKVYKKLCLKEKVRS
- a CDS encoding isochorismatase family protein, giving the protein MREAADKDYGLIVLSDACLDADPEVHWVLMEKVFPRQADVLTVDEWMAILTAARLKIG
- a CDS encoding TetR/AcrR family transcriptional regulator, yielding MNNSKAPQIRTERRDAAENRQRILNAAIKLFEQNGVEKVSMNQIAIEAQVGSGTLYRRYRNKGELCLDLIKENVDQLFDDIENYLEHNYSNPPSRRLKGILSLFIRFRERKAQLLTGVEDLSSTNSLRSGMQSPLFNELHQLLVELFDEMNTTEQTNFNSVFRADMLLMALKRDSYSFQRDVRGYAPEIILEQLCALFFGIK